Proteins found in one Artemia franciscana chromosome 13, ASM3288406v1, whole genome shotgun sequence genomic segment:
- the LOC136034942 gene encoding 26S proteasome non-ATPase regulatory subunit 7-like — MTGLHSTLKKVAGGNNNDQTKVVVHPLVLLSVVDHFTRMGKVGSQRRCVGVLLGSNKGKGLLDVSNSFAVPFDEDERDKSVWFLDHDYLENMYGMFKKVNAKEKIVGWYHTGPKLHPNDIAINELIRRYCPNSVLVVIDAEPKGVGLPTEAYRAVEEVHDDGTPTTKTFEHIPSEIGAEEAEEVGVEHLLRDVKDTTVGSLSQQITAQLIGLKGLYKHVQQISSYLQQVVDGKLPVNHQIVYQLQDIFNLLPDVTQPQFIKSLFIETNDQMGVLYVAALARSIIALHNLINNKLANKESEKKKEEGTKEPKKEEKKENKEEKKEGASTKL; from the exons ATGACAGGTCTTCACAGTACGCTGAAGAAAGTAGCTGGTGGAAACAATAATGACCAAACAAAAGTAGTGGTCCATCCTCTTGTATTACTTAGTGTTGTAGATCACTTTACTAGGATGGGCAAAGTTGGCAGTCAAAGGAGGTGTGTTGGCGTTTTACTAGGTTCAAACaaaggaaaagggctgcttGATGTTTCAAATAGCTTCGCAG tACCTTTTGATGAAGATGAAAGAGACAAGTCTGTTTGGTTCTTAGATCACGATTATCTAGAGAATATGTATGGGATGTTCAAAAAGGTCAATG CAAAAGAGAAGATAGTTGGATGGTATCATACTGGACCAAAACTTCACCCTAATGACATTGCTATTAATGAACTCATAAGAAGATATTGTCCCAACTCTGTGTTAGTTGTTATTGATGCTGAACCTAAAGGTGTGGGTTTACCAACAGAAGCTTATAGGGCTGTTGAGGAAGTCCATGAT GATGGTACACCAACAACCAAAACCTTTGAGCACATCCCTAGCGAGATTGGTGCCGAGGAGGCTGAAGAAGTTGGAGTGGAGCACCTCCTTCGAGATGTAAAGGACACTACAGTTGGTTCACTTTCTCAACAAATAACTGCTCAGCTCATTGGTCTCAAGGGATTATATAAACATGTCCAACAAATTAGCTCTTACCTACAGCAG GTTGTAGATGGCAAATTACCTGTAAATCATCAGATTGTCTATCAGCTTCaagatattttcaatttattacctGACGTCACTCAACCGCAATTTATCAAATCCCTTTTTATTGAAACAAATGATCAAATGGGAGTGTTGTACGTGGCAGCCCTCGCTCGTTCTATCATTGCTCTGCATAACTTGATTAACAACAAATTAGCTAACAAGGAATCTGAGAAAAAGAAGGAGGAAGGTACAAAGGAACCTAAAAAGGaagagaagaaagaaaacaaagaagaaaagaaagaagggGCAAGCACTAAGCTATAA